From one Lolium rigidum isolate FL_2022 chromosome 4, APGP_CSIRO_Lrig_0.1, whole genome shotgun sequence genomic stretch:
- the LOC124647065 gene encoding isoflavone reductase homolog, which yields MEKSKVLVVGGTGYIGRRMVRASLAQGHRTFVLTRLEKVGMDIDKLQLLLSFKAQGAVLVEASMDDHRSLVAAVKRADVVVSAMGGPHLLQQLKLVEAIKEAGNIQRFLPSEFGMDPARMGHALAPGRVTFDNKMVIRKAIEEANIPHTYVSANCFAAYFAANLSQIGTLLPPKEKVHVYGDGNAKGKEPPWTYICMPGTLRLNHARLISRLVRPSGPLLPSSVKGTDRSGVRMVYLEPHLLHRAAGDVPPCKDFNSHFHRIAKGRDLSGGERRCVSIGGEAVQDPCTH from the exons ATGGAGAAGAGCAAGGTCCTAGTGGTTGGCGGCACGGGGTACATCGGCAGAAGGATGGTGAGGGCGAGCTTGGCTCAGGGCCACCGGACCTTCGTCCTGACGCGGCTGGAGAAGGTTGGCATGGACATCGACAAGCTCCAGCTCCTGCTGTCGTTCAAGGCGCAGGGAGCGGTCCTCGTTGAGGCGTCGATGGATGACCACCGGAGCCTCGTCGCCGCCGTGAAGCGGGCCGACGTCGTCGTGTCCGCCATGGGCGGTCCACACCTGCTGCAGCAGCTCAAGCTCGTGGAGGCTATCAAAGAAGCTGGGAATATCCAG CGGTTCCTACCATCTGAATTCGGCATGGACCCGGCAAGGATGGGGCACGCTCTTGCCCCGGGGCGGGTCACGTTTGATAACAAAATGGTGATAAGAAAGGCAATAGAAGAAGCAAATATTCCTCACACCTATGTCTCTGCTAACTGCTTTGCGGCTTACTTTGCTGCTAACCTATCTCAAATTGGTACTCTTCTCCCACCCAAAGAGAAAGTTCACGTATATGGGGATGGCAATGCCAAAG GAAAAGAACCACCATGGACGTACATTTGCATGCCTGGGACGCTGCGCCTGAACCACGCGCGACTGATCAGCCGGCTCGTCCGGCCGTCCGGCCCGCTGCTCCCGTCGAGCGTCAAAGGCACTGATAGATCTGGTGTCCGCATGGTGTACCTCGAGCCACACCTTCTCCACCGGGCCGCCGGAGATGTGCCGCCTTGTAAAGATTTCAACTCTCACTTTCACCGGATTGCAAAGGGTCGT GACCTCTCCGGTGGCGAGCGCCGGTGCGTGTCCATCGGCGGGGAGGCCGTGCAGGACCCATGCACACACTAG